A portion of the Syntrophobacterales bacterium genome contains these proteins:
- a CDS encoding 5'-nucleotidase C-terminal domain-containing protein, translating to MRKAKKILCLLLVGIAVLLFSISHVRCEPMETKEIRILHVNDFHGYAIGYKPLGSDKMLGGISYLAWKADVLRNEKPTVFLAAGDMIQGNNWANIFHGKSVIDVMNKMRFDAMTVGNHEFDFGQSVLKDRISQAIFPILGANVKGMAGLEPYVIKEVDGIKIAVIGVVTEDTPVATHPKNMVGLQILPLVDTVQKYVGELRKEVDIIVVLSHIGLNEDIRLAKSIEGIDVIVGGHTHTKLATYMPVGKTAIVQAWEHGLSLGVVDLTLRDGEIVQVKSRLEEIVPGTMKKSAPVAAIVDKYRKKIDTVLGEKIGEADVDLDGKNVRLGETNLGNLATDVIRQKTGADAALINGGSIRTSISKGKIEVGNIYSTLPFDNYIVAVKMTGRQIRDAVEHGVAGVENKKGAFPQISGFSFTYSRSALKGKRVRDVMIAGNPLEPDKAYTVATQDFLAAGGDGYVSFSEAVKSSKDFSDVGGSMKGENLVYNDAGTYLRDMVVEYIKNLTKSGKKVAPSVEGRIKELP from the coding sequence GTGAGGAAGGCGAAAAAGATTTTATGTCTGCTGTTAGTCGGTATAGCAGTTCTCCTCTTTTCCATCTCTCACGTCCGTTGCGAGCCTATGGAGACGAAAGAGATAAGGATACTCCACGTCAACGACTTCCATGGCTATGCAATTGGGTACAAGCCCCTGGGCTCTGATAAAATGCTCGGAGGTATCTCATATCTTGCATGGAAAGCCGACGTTTTGAGAAACGAAAAGCCGACTGTATTCCTTGCTGCGGGAGACATGATTCAGGGTAATAACTGGGCGAACATCTTCCATGGCAAGTCGGTGATCGACGTGATGAACAAAATGCGCTTCGATGCCATGACAGTAGGGAATCACGAGTTCGACTTCGGTCAGTCCGTTCTTAAGGATAGAATTTCCCAAGCCATATTTCCTATCCTTGGGGCAAACGTAAAAGGCATGGCTGGGCTTGAGCCTTATGTGATAAAGGAAGTTGACGGGATAAAAATAGCCGTGATCGGCGTGGTGACAGAGGACACGCCTGTGGCTACCCATCCGAAGAATATGGTTGGCCTGCAAATACTCCCCCTTGTCGATACGGTGCAAAAATACGTAGGAGAATTGAGAAAGGAAGTCGATATTATAGTCGTCCTTTCCCATATCGGTTTAAACGAGGATATACGTCTCGCTAAAAGTATCGAAGGCATCGATGTCATCGTGGGCGGCCATACCCACACAAAACTCGCCACTTACATGCCTGTGGGAAAGACAGCCATAGTGCAGGCATGGGAACATGGGCTGTCGCTAGGCGTGGTTGACCTGACACTGAGGGATGGAGAAATTGTGCAGGTCAAGAGCCGACTTGAAGAGATAGTGCCCGGGACAATGAAGAAGTCGGCTCCCGTCGCCGCAATTGTCGACAAATACAGGAAGAAAATAGACACCGTGCTGGGGGAGAAAATCGGGGAAGCGGACGTCGATCTTGACGGAAAGAACGTACGGCTCGGGGAGACCAATCTGGGCAATCTGGCGACAGACGTCATACGGCAAAAGACGGGAGCTGATGCGGCCCTGATCAATGGGGGGAGCATAAGAACAAGTATCAGTAAAGGAAAAATTGAGGTGGGAAACATCTACTCTACCCTTCCCTTCGACAACTATATAGTCGCCGTCAAGATGACGGGAAGACAGATAAGAGACGCAGTGGAGCATGGAGTGGCCGGCGTGGAGAACAAAAAGGGGGCATTCCCTCAGATCTCTGGGTTTTCGTTCACCTATTCTCGCAGTGCGCTGAAAGGCAAGCGGGTAAGAGATGTGATGATCGCTGGGAATCCGTTGGAGCCGGACAAGGCGTATACAGTGGCCACCCAGGACTTCCTGGCCGCAGGAGGCGATGGATATGTATCTTTCAGCGAGGCGGTAAAATCATCCAAGGATTTTTCCGATGTAGGAGGCTCCATGAAAGGTGAGAATCTCGTTTATAATGATGCGGGAACATACTTGAGGGACATGGTCGTCGAGTACATCAAAAATTTAACAAAATCAGGAAAGAAAGTCGCGCCGTCTGTAGAAGGGCGCATAAAAGAGTTGCCGTAA
- a CDS encoding ABC transporter substrate-binding protein, producing MKKALIVALLLISALFSAPPVSFAKETVKVGVITPLMGDVKTYGESTKNCFLMALEQYSKNGRYTIVPVIADDRNDPTEGTNAALKLITQDKVVAIIGPLTSKVAIPVSETANKYKIPMITGTATNLKVTISDGKRKPFVFRTCYTDNFQGSIAANFALKDLKARSAAVLYDVSNDYSKGLAEFFRSTFIKGGGTVTAYESYQKDDVDFSALITKLAMKKPEVIYLPDYYNKVGLISKQIREKGLKGTLLGGDGWDSPELAKIAGNSIIGSYYTNHYSADRKDSVTQAFIKKYKEKHGMVPDALGALAYDATGILFKTLDAAKSPNPEEIVKGLAGLKNYKGVTGNISFDKSGDVVKSVVILKVGNEKSQYVTTIEP from the coding sequence ATGAAAAAGGCATTGATTGTGGCATTACTATTAATCAGCGCTCTTTTTTCGGCGCCTCCAGTCAGTTTTGCCAAGGAAACGGTCAAGGTAGGCGTGATCACGCCTCTCATGGGCGACGTGAAGACCTACGGCGAATCGACCAAGAACTGTTTTCTTATGGCCCTTGAACAATATTCGAAAAACGGCAGGTATACCATCGTCCCCGTTATAGCCGACGACAGGAATGATCCAACTGAAGGTACCAATGCGGCGCTTAAACTAATCACCCAGGATAAGGTAGTCGCAATCATAGGGCCCCTTACGTCGAAAGTTGCCATACCTGTAAGTGAGACGGCGAACAAATATAAGATCCCCATGATCACCGGTACGGCGACAAATCTCAAGGTAACAATAAGCGACGGCAAGAGGAAGCCTTTTGTTTTCAGGACCTGCTATACCGATAATTTCCAGGGTTCGATAGCAGCGAATTTTGCACTCAAGGATCTGAAAGCCAGGTCCGCCGCAGTGCTTTACGATGTGAGCAATGATTATTCCAAGGGCCTTGCCGAATTTTTCAGGTCCACTTTTATAAAAGGTGGCGGTACGGTCACCGCCTATGAGTCCTATCAGAAAGACGATGTCGATTTCTCCGCCCTCATAACCAAACTGGCGATGAAGAAGCCGGAGGTGATCTACCTGCCCGATTACTACAATAAAGTAGGGTTGATTTCAAAACAGATCAGGGAAAAAGGTCTCAAGGGGACCCTTCTGGGCGGTGACGGATGGGATTCGCCTGAGTTGGCGAAAATCGCGGGAAACTCCATAATCGGGAGTTATTACACAAACCATTATTCAGCCGATAGGAAAGACTCGGTGACCCAGGCTTTCATTAAGAAATATAAGGAAAAGCACGGTATGGTGCCAGATGCGCTCGGCGCCCTTGCATACGATGCCACAGGAATTCTCTTCAAGACCTTAGACGCAGCAAAAAGCCCCAACCCTGAGGAAATAGTGAAAGGACTCGCGGGCTTAAAGAACTACAAAGGCGTTACTGGCAATATCAGTTTCGACAAGAGCGGCGACGTGGTGAAGTCGGTCGTCATTCTGAAGGTGGGAAATGAAAAGTCGCAGTACGTAACCACCATAGAGCCCTGA
- a CDS encoding branched-chain amino acid ABC transporter permease — MEVLGYILEQCINGLQLGAVYALIALGYTMVYGVLRLINFAHGDIFMLGAFTGYYLITKFTIPIYFVFIITMALTGCAGYIIEKVAYKPLRGAPKISLLITAVGVSLFLEYFLSLKMIFTPNYIGFPRPFEVVSYNFSILSVTNVQILIFTITGVSLGLLYVLVYRTKQGRAMRAVSYDQEAASLMGIDIDRTISMTFIVGAALAGLGGILYGIAYPQINVFMGVMPGIKSFVAAVLGGIGIIHGAVLGGLIIGMSEVFVSAFLSSTFRDGVIFIVLFLVLLLKPSGIFGKRTEKV; from the coding sequence ATGGAAGTATTAGGTTATATTCTTGAGCAGTGTATCAATGGCCTTCAACTCGGTGCGGTCTATGCTCTTATAGCACTGGGTTACACGATGGTCTACGGAGTGCTCCGCCTCATCAACTTCGCTCACGGTGACATCTTCATGCTTGGCGCTTTCACAGGCTATTACCTCATCACCAAGTTTACCATTCCGATCTATTTCGTGTTCATTATCACAATGGCCCTCACGGGTTGCGCAGGATACATAATAGAGAAGGTGGCATACAAGCCTCTGAGGGGAGCGCCAAAGATATCTCTCCTCATCACAGCTGTCGGCGTCTCTTTATTTCTGGAGTACTTCCTGAGTCTCAAGATGATATTTACGCCTAATTACATCGGTTTCCCCAGACCTTTCGAAGTCGTAAGCTACAATTTCTCCATACTCAGCGTAACCAATGTCCAGATTCTCATTTTTACGATTACGGGTGTCTCGCTCGGGCTCCTCTATGTTCTCGTGTATAGAACAAAGCAGGGGAGGGCCATGAGAGCAGTATCTTATGATCAGGAAGCGGCGTCCCTCATGGGTATCGATATAGACCGGACCATATCCATGACGTTCATTGTAGGAGCGGCCTTAGCAGGCCTAGGCGGTATACTGTACGGCATAGCCTACCCGCAGATCAATGTTTTCATGGGTGTCATGCCGGGCATAAAATCCTTTGTCGCCGCTGTGCTCGGAGGTATCGGGATAATACACGGGGCGGTGCTCGGTGGACTCATAATAGGTATGTCCGAGGTGTTCGTCTCTGCATTCCTTTCTTCCACGTTCAGGGATGGCGTTATCTTTATTGTCCTCTTTCTTGTCCTTCTCTTGAAACCGAGCGGCATATTCGGTAAGAGGACCGAGAAAGTATGA
- a CDS encoding ABC transporter ATP-binding protein translates to MNALEVVGLGKSFGGVQAVDNISFRIEEGETVSIIGPNGAGKTTVFNLITGFYKADGGSIKLFGKEILGVPPYKLPRMGLGRTFQNMRLFGNLTVFENLLSGVLRKKGYSIYSTIFRTNRYYDAEGKAEAKARSLIDFFKLSGKEDYLAKNLPYGEQRRLELARALSIEPRLLLIDEPGAGMNPREVMDLVETLRDVKKKFSLTLLIIEHQMGLVMSLSDRVVVMDFGEKIMEGLPEEVRKDKKVIEAYLGEDSTC, encoded by the coding sequence ATGAACGCGCTGGAAGTAGTGGGTCTCGGGAAGAGTTTCGGCGGGGTGCAGGCGGTCGACAACATCTCCTTTCGCATTGAAGAAGGTGAGACCGTCAGCATAATTGGCCCCAACGGGGCGGGCAAGACAACGGTTTTTAATCTTATAACGGGATTCTACAAGGCTGACGGCGGGTCAATTAAGCTCTTCGGAAAAGAGATCCTGGGAGTGCCGCCCTATAAGCTGCCCCGGATGGGTCTGGGGAGGACATTCCAAAACATGAGGCTTTTCGGTAATCTGACGGTTTTTGAAAATCTGCTGTCGGGGGTGCTGAGGAAAAAAGGCTACAGCATTTATTCAACGATTTTCAGAACCAACCGCTACTATGATGCAGAAGGAAAAGCTGAGGCAAAGGCAAGGTCACTGATCGACTTTTTTAAGCTCTCGGGCAAGGAAGATTATCTGGCGAAAAACCTTCCCTATGGCGAACAAAGACGGCTGGAACTTGCCAGGGCCCTCTCCATTGAGCCGCGGCTCCTTCTTATTGACGAGCCTGGGGCGGGAATGAATCCGAGAGAAGTCATGGACCTCGTGGAGACTTTGAGAGATGTGAAAAAGAAGTTCTCTCTGACATTGCTCATAATTGAACACCAGATGGGTTTGGTAATGAGCCTCTCGGACCGTGTCGTGGTGATGGATTTCGGTGAAAAGATCATGGAAGGTCTCCCTGAAGAGGTGAGAAAGGATAAGAAAGTAATAGAGGCGTATCTTGGCGAGGATTCCACATGTTGA
- the ubiA gene encoding putative 4-hydroxybenzoate polyprenyltransferase produces the protein MESVRAVGGKITGIIELIKFEHSIFALPFAMMTLFMVYGGTPELTKTCWIVVAMVSARSASMCFNRIVDYTYDLKNPRTSERPLQSGKVSGIEAWIFTVVMSVIFLASAWMLNGLAFGLAFAVLPVLLGYSFLKRFTVFSHLILGVSLGLSPMGVWVAVTETVSLVSVLLCLGVTFWVAGFDVFYALQDVEFDKKEGLSSIPARFGVEKSLSIAVVFHILTMGMFVAAGALGGMGAVYYLGLAVIAAFLAYEHRTVRARGLEKINMAFFTVNGIVSILFFMFSALDIYVRK, from the coding sequence ATGGAGTCTGTTAGGGCTGTAGGCGGAAAAATAACAGGAATTATAGAGCTTATTAAATTCGAACATAGCATCTTCGCCTTGCCCTTCGCGATGATGACGCTTTTCATGGTCTACGGCGGCACGCCGGAGCTGACGAAGACATGCTGGATCGTTGTGGCAATGGTATCGGCCAGGAGTGCAAGCATGTGCTTCAACAGGATCGTCGATTACACCTATGACCTTAAAAACCCCAGGACCAGCGAAAGACCACTCCAGTCCGGTAAAGTGAGCGGTATAGAGGCGTGGATTTTCACGGTGGTCATGTCGGTGATCTTTTTAGCGTCTGCGTGGATGCTTAACGGGCTGGCCTTCGGTCTGGCCTTTGCGGTGCTTCCCGTCCTCTTGGGATATTCATTCCTGAAAAGATTTACGGTATTTTCTCATCTTATACTGGGCGTCAGCCTGGGCCTTAGTCCCATGGGGGTGTGGGTGGCGGTAACGGAGACAGTATCGTTGGTGAGCGTTCTCCTGTGCCTGGGGGTGACGTTCTGGGTGGCGGGCTTCGATGTTTTTTATGCCCTGCAGGATGTGGAATTTGATAAAAAGGAAGGGTTATCGTCGATTCCGGCAAGGTTCGGGGTGGAGAAGTCGCTTAGCATAGCGGTTGTGTTCCATATACTTACGATGGGGATGTTCGTCGCGGCAGGTGCGCTGGGAGGAATGGGAGCCGTTTATTATTTGGGGCTGGCGGTAATAGCGGCGTTTCTGGCGTACGAACACAGGACGGTGAGGGCGCGCGGTCTTGAAAAGATAAATATGGCGTTTTTCACGGTGAACGGTATAGTGAGTATCCTTTTCTTTATGTTCTCGGCGTTAGATATTTATGTGAGGAAATGA
- a CDS encoding branched-chain amino acid ABC transporter permease has protein sequence MKFFIESRKVLFLGLAVYVVLKALFTLGAVSQYIEQITLFAFIMIVASLGLNVIYGYTGQFSLGHAAFYGMGAYLSAYLTKVFEIEGVLGFLPAMVLSGMMTGLAGYVIGIPILKLRDDFLAIATLGLGTMFKVVLDNSDRFAEILGGSRGFVGIPRITNLEVTISVTVFIILVTRNIIFSRYGLFWRCIKEDELASVSIGVDTTRMKLMAFSYGCFLAGIGGALYAHLYTFLHPSSFDILKSIDFLIIVIIGGMGSITGTICAGLIWVGVIEGLRILLPVEMLDLRWVFIPLMLILLMMWKPYGLITKRSRQLGS, from the coding sequence ATGAAGTTTTTCATTGAGTCGAGAAAGGTCTTGTTTCTGGGGCTTGCCGTTTACGTCGTACTCAAGGCCTTGTTTACCCTTGGCGCCGTCTCTCAGTACATAGAGCAGATCACTCTTTTTGCGTTCATAATGATCGTTGCGTCCCTGGGCCTCAACGTGATATATGGCTACACTGGACAGTTTTCCCTCGGCCATGCCGCTTTCTACGGTATGGGCGCCTACTTATCGGCGTACCTCACGAAGGTTTTTGAGATAGAGGGTGTTCTGGGTTTTCTTCCCGCCATGGTCTTGAGCGGGATGATGACGGGTCTCGCGGGATATGTGATCGGTATACCCATACTCAAACTTCGTGACGATTTTCTCGCCATAGCGACTCTCGGTCTTGGTACCATGTTTAAGGTGGTGCTCGACAATTCCGACAGGTTCGCAGAGATCCTTGGCGGATCAAGGGGCTTTGTTGGTATACCGCGAATTACCAATCTTGAAGTTACCATCTCCGTTACGGTCTTTATCATACTCGTTACGAGAAATATCATTTTTTCCAGGTATGGTCTTTTTTGGCGATGCATCAAAGAAGACGAGCTTGCTTCCGTTTCCATCGGGGTGGACACCACAAGGATGAAGCTTATGGCGTTCTCCTACGGATGTTTTCTTGCCGGCATAGGAGGGGCACTCTACGCCCATCTCTACACCTTTCTTCATCCATCAAGTTTTGATATCCTGAAATCCATCGACTTTCTGATCATCGTGATAATAGGAGGAATGGGGAGTATCACGGGTACCATATGTGCGGGGCTTATATGGGTGGGGGTCATAGAGGGTCTGAGAATACTCCTGCCCGTTGAAATGCTTGATTTGCGCTGGGTATTTATTCCGCTCATGCTCATCCTTCTGATGATGTGGAAGCCTTATGGACTTATCACCAAGAGATCAAGGCAGCTCGGGTCATGA
- a CDS encoding aminotransferase class I/II-fold pyridoxal phosphate-dependent enzyme, with protein sequence MDIHDHAYIGKMSLRRVEDFTTGVNPLGPSNKVRYVVRKKARSLDIFPDESMRYLKAYLSKLEGVAENRLVFGAGSTHLLALLLQIVKPGVVGVLSPCSTRLENSLRLHKTEIRPIPIMDEGDGFTADAEKLCELMGDVDMMILPHPHDVTGAIIPDEKLDLLIEESDRLGKVLVVDEAYRDYTPVASPLRRAVTSRSTIILRTFSLYHALAGLRLGYGVGSLRLVDELNITVPSSLVNGLAPQGAIVSLKDKGFRARTLKFIEEEKRYLREKLGDIRDIRLIDTPCNFVLLALRDDLESILHSFRKRNILADGFIGPHGTAYLRVPVKRHKSNAFFMRALRRIMEVRS encoded by the coding sequence GTGGATATCCATGATCATGCCTATATTGGAAAGATGTCTCTTCGCCGTGTCGAGGATTTCACCACAGGGGTCAACCCGCTTGGACCTTCAAATAAAGTCAGATATGTAGTTCGGAAGAAAGCCAGGAGTCTCGATATCTTTCCTGACGAGAGCATGAGGTATCTGAAGGCATATCTCAGCAAACTCGAAGGTGTGGCGGAGAACCGGCTTGTTTTCGGCGCCGGATCGACACACCTTCTCGCTCTGTTGCTGCAGATTGTAAAACCAGGGGTTGTCGGCGTACTCTCTCCTTGCTCTACAAGGCTGGAAAATAGTTTGCGCCTGCATAAGACGGAGATCAGACCGATTCCCATCATGGACGAAGGAGATGGCTTTACTGCAGATGCGGAAAAACTGTGCGAATTAATGGGTGATGTGGACATGATGATCCTTCCCCATCCCCATGATGTGACGGGTGCGATAATTCCCGATGAGAAGCTTGACCTTCTTATAGAGGAGTCTGACCGGCTCGGAAAAGTTCTCGTAGTAGACGAAGCCTACAGGGATTATACGCCGGTCGCCTCCCCGCTCAGGCGTGCGGTCACGTCCCGGTCTACGATTATCCTCCGCACGTTTTCTCTCTATCACGCCCTTGCCGGTCTTCGCCTCGGATACGGTGTCGGCTCCTTGCGGCTTGTCGATGAGTTGAATATAACCGTGCCCTCGTCCCTGGTGAACGGACTTGCGCCTCAGGGGGCTATCGTCTCGCTCAAGGACAAGGGATTCAGAGCAAGGACCTTGAAATTTATCGAAGAGGAAAAAAGATACCTACGGGAAAAACTTGGCGACATCAGGGACATCCGTCTCATTGATACACCCTGTAATTTCGTTCTCCTTGCGCTGCGTGATGATTTGGAGTCCATCCTCCATTCCTTCAGGAAACGTAATATACTTGCGGATGGTTTCATTGGCCCACACGGTACCGCATACTTGAGGGTTCCGGTGAAACGGCACAAATCCAATGCGTTTTTTATGCGTGCCTTGCGCCGGATCATGGAGGTCAGATCGTGA
- a CDS encoding ABC transporter ATP-binding protein, with protein sequence MMETRNLRVNYGTINALDDIGIHIDAGEIISVIGANGAGKSTLLKTLTGLVKPVSGVIEVEGAPIQGMRPDRIVKLGITMVPEGRRIFPDLTVRENLELGGYTLRTGALKREIFELALSTFPRLKERLKQHAGTLSGGEQQMLAMGRALMGNPRLLLLDEPSMGLSPIITREIFSLIRFINSEKGISIILVEQNAHIALEHSRRTYVLENGRIAMEGISADIKCDKNVIEAYLGV encoded by the coding sequence TTGATGGAGACCAGGAACCTCAGGGTAAATTACGGTACCATAAATGCCCTTGACGACATCGGTATTCATATAGATGCTGGCGAAATCATCTCGGTAATAGGAGCAAATGGGGCTGGTAAATCTACCTTGCTCAAGACCCTGACAGGCTTAGTAAAGCCTGTATCAGGGGTAATAGAGGTGGAAGGCGCGCCGATTCAGGGGATGAGGCCAGACAGAATCGTGAAGCTTGGCATCACCATGGTACCTGAAGGCCGAAGGATCTTTCCAGATCTAACCGTAAGAGAAAACCTTGAACTGGGGGGTTATACACTCCGTACCGGGGCGTTGAAACGGGAGATCTTCGAACTTGCCCTCTCCACTTTTCCGCGCCTGAAGGAGAGGCTCAAGCAGCACGCGGGTACACTGTCTGGGGGAGAACAACAGATGCTTGCCATGGGCCGCGCTTTAATGGGCAATCCCAGACTGCTACTCCTCGACGAACCTTCCATGGGACTCTCGCCCATCATCACGAGGGAGATTTTCTCTCTCATACGTTTCATCAATTCGGAGAAGGGTATTTCTATAATACTAGTAGAACAGAATGCCCATATAGCCCTTGAACATTCCCGAAGAACATATGTCCTCGAAAACGGGAGGATAGCAATGGAGGGGATTTCCGCCGATATAAAGTGCGATAAAAATGTAATTGAAGCCTACTTGGGGGTCTAG